A genomic window from Camelus ferus isolate YT-003-E chromosome 9, BCGSAC_Cfer_1.0, whole genome shotgun sequence includes:
- the SIAH1 gene encoding E3 ubiquitin-protein ligase SIAH1 isoform X2, whose product MTGKSPSPFLYSWRGVLLTCLPAFGTRKRKEMSRQTATALPTGTSKCTPSQRVPALTGTTASNNDLASLFECPVCFDYVLPPILQCQSGHLVCSNCRPKLTCCPTCRGPLGSIRNLAMEKVANSVLFPCKYASSGCEITLPHTEKADHEELCEFRPYSCPCPGASCKWQGSLDAVMPHLMHQHKSITTLQGEDIVFLATDINLPGAVDWVMMQSCFGFHFMLVLEKQEKYDGHQQFFAIVQLIGTRKQAENFAYRLELNGHRRRLTWEATPRSIHEGIATAIMNSDCLVFDTSIAQLFAENGNLGINVTISMC is encoded by the exons ATGACCGGGAAGTCTCCCTCACCTTTTCTGTACTCCTGGAGGGGCGTCTTGCTCACTTGTTTACCAGCTTTTgggacaaggaaaagaaaag aaatgagCCGTCAGACTGCAACAGCATTACCTACTGGAACCTCAAAGTGTACACCGTCCCAGAGGGTGCCTGCCCTGACTGGCACGACCGCATCCAACAATGACTTGGCGAGTCTTTTTGAGTGTCCGGTCTGCTTTGACTATGTCTTACCACCCATTCTTCAGTGTCAGAGTGGCCATCTTGTTTGTAGCAACTGTCGCCCAAAGCTCACATGTTGTCCAACTTGCCGGGGCCCGTTGGGATCCATTCGCAACTTGGCTATGGAGAAAGTGGCCAATTCAGTACTTTTCCCTTGTAAATACGCCTCTTCTGGATGTGAAATAACTCtgccacacacagaaaaagcagaCCACGAAGAGCTCTGTGAGTTTAGGCCTTATTCCTGTCCGTGCCCTGGTGCTTCCTGTAAATGGCAAGGCTCTTTGGATGCTGTAATGCCACATCTGATGCATCAGCATAAGTCCATTACAACCCTGCAGGGAGAGGATATAGTTTTCCTTGCTACAGACATTAACCTTCCTGGTGCTGTTGACTGGGTGATGATGCAGTCCTGTTTTGGCTTTCACTTCATGTTAGTcttggagaaacaggaaaaatacgATGGTCACCAGCAATTCTTTGCAATTGTACAGCTGATAGGAACACGCAAGCAAGCTGAAAATTTTGCTTATCGACTTGAGCTAAATGGTCATAGGCGGCGATTGACTTGGGAAGCCACTCCTCGATCTATTCATGAGGGAATTGCAACAGCCATTATGAATAGTGACTGCTTAGTCTTTGACACCAGCATTGCACAGCTTTTTGCAGAAAATGGCAATTTAGGCATCAATGTAACTATTTCCATGTGTTGA
- the SIAH1 gene encoding E3 ubiquitin-protein ligase SIAH1 isoform X3, whose translation MSRQTATALPTGTSKCTPSQRVPALTGTTASNNDLASLFECPVCFDYVLPPILQCQSGHLVCSNCRPKLTCCPTCRGPLGSIRNLAMEKVANSVLFPCKYASSGCEITLPHTEKADHEELCEFRPYSCPCPGASCKWQGSLDAVMPHLMHQHKSITTLQGEDIVFLATDINLPGAVDWVMMQSCFGFHFMLVLEKQEKYDGHQQFFAIVQLIGTRKQAENFAYRLELNGHRRRLTWEATPRSIHEGIATAIMNSDCLVFDTSIAQLFAENGNLGINVTISMC comes from the coding sequence atgagCCGTCAGACTGCAACAGCATTACCTACTGGAACCTCAAAGTGTACACCGTCCCAGAGGGTGCCTGCCCTGACTGGCACGACCGCATCCAACAATGACTTGGCGAGTCTTTTTGAGTGTCCGGTCTGCTTTGACTATGTCTTACCACCCATTCTTCAGTGTCAGAGTGGCCATCTTGTTTGTAGCAACTGTCGCCCAAAGCTCACATGTTGTCCAACTTGCCGGGGCCCGTTGGGATCCATTCGCAACTTGGCTATGGAGAAAGTGGCCAATTCAGTACTTTTCCCTTGTAAATACGCCTCTTCTGGATGTGAAATAACTCtgccacacacagaaaaagcagaCCACGAAGAGCTCTGTGAGTTTAGGCCTTATTCCTGTCCGTGCCCTGGTGCTTCCTGTAAATGGCAAGGCTCTTTGGATGCTGTAATGCCACATCTGATGCATCAGCATAAGTCCATTACAACCCTGCAGGGAGAGGATATAGTTTTCCTTGCTACAGACATTAACCTTCCTGGTGCTGTTGACTGGGTGATGATGCAGTCCTGTTTTGGCTTTCACTTCATGTTAGTcttggagaaacaggaaaaatacgATGGTCACCAGCAATTCTTTGCAATTGTACAGCTGATAGGAACACGCAAGCAAGCTGAAAATTTTGCTTATCGACTTGAGCTAAATGGTCATAGGCGGCGATTGACTTGGGAAGCCACTCCTCGATCTATTCATGAGGGAATTGCAACAGCCATTATGAATAGTGACTGCTTAGTCTTTGACACCAGCATTGCACAGCTTTTTGCAGAAAATGGCAATTTAGGCATCAATGTAACTATTTCCATGTGTTGA